The Staphylococcus haemolyticus region ATTTATGAATTAGCGAAAGAGTTATCTATTTAATTTAGGAGGCTTTTTAAAATGAGAAAGACTAAAATTGTATGTACAATTGGACCTGCATCAGAGTCTGAAGAAATGTTAGAAAAATTAATGAAAGCTGGTATGAACGTAGCGCGTTTGAACTTCTCTCATGGTAGTCATGAAGAACATAAAGCACGTATTGATACGATTCGTAAAGTAGCAGACAGATTAGGTAAAACAATAGGTATCTTATTAGATACAAAAGGACCTGAAATTCGTACTCATGACATGAAAGATGGCTTAATTATGCTTGAAAAAGGCAAAGAAGTAATCGTAAGTATGTCACAAATTGAAGGTACACCTGAAAAATTCTCAGTAACTTATGAAGACTTAATTAATGATGTGCAAGTAGGGTCATACATCTTACTTGATGATGGTTTAGTTGAATTACAAGTTAAAGACATCGATAAAACTAAAGGCGAAGTTAAATGTGATATCTTAAACACTGGTGAATTAAAAAATAAAAAAGGTGTTAACTTACCTGGCGTAAAAGTTAATTTACCTGGTATTACTGATAAAGATGCTGACGATATCTTATTTGGTATCAAAGAAGATGTTGATTATATCGCAGCAAGCTTTGTACGTCGTCCTAGTGATGTTTTAGATATTCGTGAAATTTTAGAAAGAGAAAATAATCATAACATTACTATTTTCCCTAAAATTGAAAACCAAGAAGGTATTGATAATATCGAAGAAATATTAGAAGTATCTGACGGTTTAATGGTAGCTCGTGGTGACATGGGAGTTGAAATACCACCTGAATCAGTACCAATCGTACAAAAAGATTTAATTAGAAAATGTAATAAATTAGGTAAACCAGTTATTACTGCAACACAAATGTTAGATTCAATGCAACGTAATCCACGTGCAACTAGAGCAGAAGCAAGTGACGTTGCCAATGCAATCTATGATGGTACTGACGCTGTGATGCTTTCAGGTGAAACCGCTGCAGGTTTATATCCTGAAGAAGCTGTTAAAACAATGAGAAATATTGCTGTTTCTGCTGAAGCTGCTCAAGATTACAAAAAATTATTATCAGACCGTACTAAATTAGTAGAAACTTCATTAGTTAACGCTATTGGTGTATCAGTTGCACATACTGCATTAAACTTAAATGTTAAAGCGATTGTTGCGGCAACTGAAAGTGGTTCTACAGCTGTAACGATTTCAAAATATCGTCCACATTCTGATATTATTGCGGTTACTCCTAGCGAGCACACTGCACGTCAACTTGCTTTAGTTTGGGGTGCCTATCCTGTAATTAAAAAAGGGCGTAAAACTACTGATGACCTATTAAATAATGCAGTTGCTACAGCAGTAGAAACTGGAAGAGTTACTAATGGTGATTTAATTATTATTACTGCCGGTGTACCTACTGGTGAAAAAGGTACAACTAATATGATGAAATTACATTTAGTTGGAGATGAAATTGCAAAAGGACAAGGTGTCGGTCGTGGATCAGTAGTTGGTAAAACTGTAGTAGCTAACAGTGCTAGTGATTTAGAAGGTGTAGACTTAAGTGAATCAGTTATTGTCACTAATTCTGTAGATGAGACATTAGTGCCTTATATTGAGCAAGCAGTTGGATTAATTACAGAAGAGAATGGTATCACATCACCAAGTGCGATTATTGGACTTGAAAAAAGTATTCCAACCATTATAGGTGTTGAAAATGCTACTAAAGAATTAAAAGATGGTATTTTAGTAACAGTAGATGCTGCCCAAGGTAAAATATTTGAAGGGTACGCTAACGTACTTTAATTCATTAAATTATTATTAAGAATGATGGCTAACTTAGTAAGAAAAGAGATCCAGAACAGATAATATTTCAAAACGATATTGCAAATTCGCAATAATTGATTAAACTGGGAATAAGCTCGTGAAGAGTTTTTCTCAGTTTTTTCATTTCATTAGAAAGAAATTCATTAAATGAGAATTTCAAATAGGAAAGTTAATTGAGTTATAAAATTTCATTTTGAATAAGGTTATAATTTGTGGTAATATAACATGGATTAATTGAGATATACTATTATAAGAAGGTTTAATTATTATGAAAGAAAATTTTTGGAGTGAATTACCACGTCCTTTTTTTATTTTAGCACCTATGGAGGACGTTACTGATATCGTTTTTCGACATGTTGTAAGTGAGGCTGCTAGACCTGATGTTTTTTTCACTGAATTTACAAACACTGAGAGTTATTGCCATCCGGAAGGTATTCATAGCGTCCGTGGAAGATTAACATTCAGCGAAGATGAACAGCCTATGGTAGCACATATATGGGGCGATAAACCCGAGCAGTTTAGAGAAATGAGTTTTGGTTTAGCTGAAATGGGTTTTAAAGGTATAGATTTAAATATGGGATGTCCAGTAGCTAATGTTGCAAAAAAAGGTAAAGGTTCCGGTTTAATATTGAGACCTGAAACAGCTGCTGAGATTATTCAAGCTACTAAAGCTGGTGGATTACCTGTTAGTGTTAAAACCCGTTTAGGTTATTATGATATTGAAGAGTGGAGAGATTGGTTAAAACACGTTTTTAAACAAGATATCGCAAATTTATCTATACATCTTCGAACACGCAAAGAGATGAGTAAAGTAGATGCGCATTGGGAATTAATCGCAGCAATTAAACAATTAAGAGATGATATCGCACCTAATACATTACTAACGATTAATGGAGATATTCCAGATAGAAAAACTGGACATGAACTTGCGATGAAATATGGTGTTGACGGCGTGATGATAGGTAGAGGGATCTTTAATAATCCGTTTGCTTTTGAAAAAGAACCCCGTGAACATACTAGTAAAGAACTATTGAATTTGTTTAGATTGCATTTATCATTGTTTGAGAAATATTCAAGTGATGAAAGTCAACAATTCAAAAGATTAAGAAGGTTTTTTAAGATTTATGTGAAGGGGATTAAAGGAGCTAGTCAATTACGTCATCAATTAATGAGTACAGAATCGGTTGATGAAGCACGCGATTTATTAGATGAATTTGAGTCTAAAATTGAAGAGGATGTAAATTAATTTTCTAAAACATTAGATATAGTTATTAGATAATTGGTTTATTACAAAAACAAGCCAGTAAATGAATTTTGGCTCTATGTCAAATCGGACTGATGAGTCCTAATATTGAGATTAAGCAACCTTAGGTTGTTTAATCTCTTTTTTTGTTGTTGAGGCAAATAGTCGCGAAGTTATAATAATTCTATTACGTAAATTATCATAATTTCTATAACCAAAAGATACCCTTTTAATGAGTTTGATTTTATTATTAATTCCTTCTAACGGACCGTTGGTCAGGTTAGAATATGTCATAGTATTTTCAATGAAAGTTGCTAATCGTCTTAAAGTTCTAATGACTGGGCGTAATTTAGGACACACATCTGAAAGATGAATAGAAAAGAGTTTATGATTAAATTTCTCTATTTGGTTTTCTTTTAAAAATCGTCTTAGCTCATGAACGTAGTGATATGTATTATATAATTCTTCATCTACATCTAATAAGTAATTTACAATGCCTTTTTCAGTTTTCCACTCTTTAAATAAATGGACTTTACGATAATTAAATGCCTCTAGCGTTTCAAAAGGTTTAAGAAATAATTTCCAATAACTTTTATATTTATTATAAAGCGGTCTATTTGAGGCCCTATAACAATTCATTACATGAACTCTAGACATATTTAACGCTCGATTTAAGGATTGAACAATATGAAAACGATCAATAATAATCTTCGCGTTAGGAAATAATTGCTTGATTAGCGACATATATGGTTCATACATATCAATCGTTACTGTTTTGACTTTTTGTCTTAGTTTCAAAGAATAGCGATAAAAATGATCTTTTAACGATTTTAACTTACGATCCGCTACCACATCTACGATGCGGTGCGATACAGCATCTGCATAAATAAAGCTCATTTTCCCAGTTACATTTTTAACACTTTTAAATTCGTCCATCATTAAGTGTTCAGGTAAAGCATCAAAAGAAGACTGACCTACGTCGCTTGCCGCTTGATTAATCACTCTAGACACAGTCATTGATGATATTAAGCATGACTTAGCGATAGATTTTTGAGAGCGGCATTCTTGTGCTTTATTTAAAACTGCAAGTTTTGTTTTATTTGAAATAAAGCAATGAGCGTCGACAATATTAGATTTAGCAGTAAAATGACTATCGCATGTTTTACAATAAAATCTTTGTTTTTGAAGATTTAAATAAGCGGGCATTTCCATAATTTTAAGCAAAGTAATCGTTGAGGTTTTCTTACCATTTTTTACTATAGAGAAATTATCATTTTTAGCTAAACAATTTTCACAATATGTAGGTTGATAAGTGAGCTCGGCATAATAAAACAGGCTCATTCGTCCTTTATATTTTTTCTCAATCACTTCGTCTGAAAAATTGATATTTTTATCTTTAATTCTTAATGTTTTTAATATAGACTTACACATAGGCGCATTACCTTTCTTTTTTATTTTGTTTGGTAGCTAATAATTATAGAGGTAATTGCGCCTTTTTTCTATTCAAAAACATAAAAATTGGACTGATGAATTTTGTCATCAGTCCAATTTATTATAGAACCTGAATTTTTATGTTAATTCATTTACTGGCTATTATAATCTCGTAAGAATTTTAAATTATTTATTCTTAGCAACTTGTCTATATCTCAAATACATTAAACCTAGTAATATAAACCAAATTGGAGTTAAGAAAATAGCATTTCTAGTTGTTTCATTTACAAATAGTAAACAAAATACTAAGAAGAAGAATACTAATATTGCGTAACCCATATATTTACCACCAGGAAGTTTATAAGATACAGTTTTATGTAGCTCAGGATTTTTTCTGTGATAGTTAATATAAGCAATAATAATTAATGCCCATACGATAATAAATAATACAGTCGAGATTGTTGTTACATAAGTAAACACTAACGTAGCATCTGGGAAGATGTAGTTTAATAATGCTGTTACTAATAATAATGCAGATGAACCAATAATAGCAAAATGAGGAACACCATTTTTATTAGTACTTCTAAAGATAGGTGGTGCTTGATCTTGTTCTGATAAACCAAATAACATACGACTATTTGAGAATATACCACTATTACAAGATGATGCTGCAGCAGTTAATACTACAAAGTTGATCAATCCAGCAGCGAAAGGAATTCCAATTAATGAGAATAATCTAACAAATGGACTTTCACTAGGGTCAACTTTATCCCAAGGAATAATAGACATAATTACTGCTAATGCACCAACGTAGAATACTAAAATTCTTAACGGTACAGCATTGATAGCTTTTGGAATTGTTTTCTGAGGATCTTTAGTTTCTCCTGCAGTTACACCAATCATTTCAATACCAACAAATGAGAACAATGCCATTTGGAATGACATAAAGAACCCAGATGCACCGTGAGTAAAGATGCCATGTTTATATAAATTTGTAAAACTCGCATGTCCAAATTGTGTTTTATATGCCATTAAAATCATGACTAAACCTACAACGATTAAAGCGATGATAGTTATAATTTTAATAATAGCGAACCAGAATTCTAATTCACCAAATAATTTAGCACTAAGCAAATTAAATAGCATTAATATAAGCACACAGAATAGTGCACTAATCCAGTTTGGAATTGCAGGGAACCAGAAACTAACATATTTAGCAACGGCAGTTACTTCAGCCATACCGGTAATGATCCAACATAACCAATAAGTCCAACCAGTCACAAAACCAGCAAACGGTCCTATGTATTCATTTGTCACATCGGCGAAAGATTTGAAGCGAGTATTTTGAATTATAATCTCACCTAAGCCTCTCATAAACATGAACAACATGAAACCTATAATAATATAAGTCAATAGAATAGATGGACCAGTCATTGCTATTGTTTGACCTGCTCCCAAGAATAATCCGGTACCAATAGCGCCGCCAATAGCAATCAATTGCACATGACGATTACTCAATCCTCTTTGTAATTTTTCTTCAGCCATAAGACAACTCCCTTACATTTAATTAATATTATTATGCACTTATAAATTCAATTCGACAATTATTTTTCTAATATTTTCTAAAAATTCCTTTAAATTTTGATTAAATAATTGTAATCAAGCTTGATAATTAAATTGAAATTTTCAATATTTTCTCACTAATTACATAATTTGAATTGGATTAAAAGCTTATATAATGGCGTTTATTGGGTATTTAAGTATATATAAGTTTAAAAAATTAAATTTAATAAGCATTTATTAAGCGATATATAATCGTTCACAAAACTTATCTGATTGGCTATAATAGTATTTGGAAGCCATTACATTATCTATAAGAAAAGGGGAATTACTTATGGCAGAATTACAAAAAGGTTTAGAAGGGGTAATTGCAGCTGAAACTAAAATCAGTTCAATTATTGATAGTCAATTAACGTATGCGGGATACGATATTGATGATTTAGCAGAAAATGCTTTGTTCGAAGAAGTAGTGTTTTTATTATGGAATTATAGATTGCCTACTCAAGGTGAACTAGATGCATTAAGA contains the following coding sequences:
- a CDS encoding tRNA dihydrouridine synthase, translating into MKENFWSELPRPFFILAPMEDVTDIVFRHVVSEAARPDVFFTEFTNTESYCHPEGIHSVRGRLTFSEDEQPMVAHIWGDKPEQFREMSFGLAEMGFKGIDLNMGCPVANVAKKGKGSGLILRPETAAEIIQATKAGGLPVSVKTRLGYYDIEEWRDWLKHVFKQDIANLSIHLRTRKEMSKVDAHWELIAAIKQLRDDIAPNTLLTINGDIPDRKTGHELAMKYGVDGVMIGRGIFNNPFAFEKEPREHTSKELLNLFRLHLSLFEKYSSDESQQFKRLRRFFKIYVKGIKGASQLRHQLMSTESVDEARDLLDEFESKIEEDVN
- a CDS encoding amino acid permease, translated to MAEEKLQRGLSNRHVQLIAIGGAIGTGLFLGAGQTIAMTGPSILLTYIIIGFMLFMFMRGLGEIIIQNTRFKSFADVTNEYIGPFAGFVTGWTYWLCWIITGMAEVTAVAKYVSFWFPAIPNWISALFCVLILMLFNLLSAKLFGELEFWFAIIKIITIIALIVVGLVMILMAYKTQFGHASFTNLYKHGIFTHGASGFFMSFQMALFSFVGIEMIGVTAGETKDPQKTIPKAINAVPLRILVFYVGALAVIMSIIPWDKVDPSESPFVRLFSLIGIPFAAGLINFVVLTAAASSCNSGIFSNSRMLFGLSEQDQAPPIFRSTNKNGVPHFAIIGSSALLLVTALLNYIFPDATLVFTYVTTISTVLFIIVWALIIIAYINYHRKNPELHKTVSYKLPGGKYMGYAILVFFFLVFCLLFVNETTRNAIFLTPIWFILLGLMYLRYRQVAKNK
- a CDS encoding ISL3 family transposase, whose protein sequence is MCKSILKTLRIKDKNINFSDEVIEKKYKGRMSLFYYAELTYQPTYCENCLAKNDNFSIVKNGKKTSTITLLKIMEMPAYLNLQKQRFYCKTCDSHFTAKSNIVDAHCFISNKTKLAVLNKAQECRSQKSIAKSCLISSMTVSRVINQAASDVGQSSFDALPEHLMMDEFKSVKNVTGKMSFIYADAVSHRIVDVVADRKLKSLKDHFYRYSLKLRQKVKTVTIDMYEPYMSLIKQLFPNAKIIIDRFHIVQSLNRALNMSRVHVMNCYRASNRPLYNKYKSYWKLFLKPFETLEAFNYRKVHLFKEWKTEKGIVNYLLDVDEELYNTYHYVHELRRFLKENQIEKFNHKLFSIHLSDVCPKLRPVIRTLRRLATFIENTMTYSNLTNGPLEGINNKIKLIKRVSFGYRNYDNLRNRIIITSRLFASTTKKEIKQPKVA
- the pyk gene encoding pyruvate kinase; the encoded protein is MRKTKIVCTIGPASESEEMLEKLMKAGMNVARLNFSHGSHEEHKARIDTIRKVADRLGKTIGILLDTKGPEIRTHDMKDGLIMLEKGKEVIVSMSQIEGTPEKFSVTYEDLINDVQVGSYILLDDGLVELQVKDIDKTKGEVKCDILNTGELKNKKGVNLPGVKVNLPGITDKDADDILFGIKEDVDYIAASFVRRPSDVLDIREILERENNHNITIFPKIENQEGIDNIEEILEVSDGLMVARGDMGVEIPPESVPIVQKDLIRKCNKLGKPVITATQMLDSMQRNPRATRAEASDVANAIYDGTDAVMLSGETAAGLYPEEAVKTMRNIAVSAEAAQDYKKLLSDRTKLVETSLVNAIGVSVAHTALNLNVKAIVAATESGSTAVTISKYRPHSDIIAVTPSEHTARQLALVWGAYPVIKKGRKTTDDLLNNAVATAVETGRVTNGDLIIITAGVPTGEKGTTNMMKLHLVGDEIAKGQGVGRGSVVGKTVVANSASDLEGVDLSESVIVTNSVDETLVPYIEQAVGLITEENGITSPSAIIGLEKSIPTIIGVENATKELKDGILVTVDAAQGKIFEGYANVL